CTTTCTGTGGAAGTCATTGATTGAATGCTATTTGGCGATATGTCTGGTACATTCACTCTTGTAGGTGCTCGAAATGAAGAAGGTTCAATATGGCTAGGATATTGTGTATGTGAATACATCGGATACTGTCTTGATTCATAGTCGGTGTTATATACTTGAgctgatacattttcaaaacgtCTACCAAAGgactcataattataattttgatgattAGGTTgactatatttttgtattacattcATAATCTCAATTTGGGcttgaaattttatattattatcaatggcTTTGAAACGATCGTATAATGACAGTAAAAAATGCTTATCactatcaatattattcaacGCTTCATTTTCTTTGCTCATACGTTCTGACAAACGGTGTGATAAGTTTGTAATTAGCTCAGTCTCCTTATCTGTGTTTTTTGTCGTCTTCCTTTTTTTAGTCACGTTTTGACTTTTATCATAACAGTTATCTGTTATGAGTTGCTCACCTTCATTTTGATGAGTATCGTCAATCGAACTTGATGTTTCTCTTCTCTCAGATATAGGttttaaaaaagataaattatcaaagtataaatattttctgtgcTTAGAAGCACCGGATCCACTCTttacttctttatttttttttaattctctgTTGTATGAATCTCTTAAACTTCTCCATTTTCTTTGAAGTATGACagctaataaaattttaaataataagttaaattaaaaaataatattatttcaataattataaaaaataatagaaatagttTTCACTGtgaatgatttgaaaaaaaaagttcataaaagaTAATCTATACTCAATACACGGATTGTTTTGggaatttaataactaaatactaattatttatttagtgttAACCTAATCAGCGATACCTAAATATTGTTACAGATATTTGGCAACCGGATGTTCTTTTAAAGAGCTCcactatacatataaatgtggTTCTACAACTGCTAGTGAAATTGTCAGAGATGTGTGCCGTCAGATATGGTTTAAATTACAACCTATTCATTTATCAAAACCAAACAAAGAAAAATGGCAAGATATCGcacaacaatttaaatcaaGAGCTAACTTTCCCAACTGCCTTGGAGCCGTGGATGGAAAGCATATACGTATCATTCACCCACCAAATAGTGGGTCCTTGTActggaattataaacattttttttcaatcgtaTTACTTGCAGTTTGCGATTCAAATTACTTATTCACATATGTTGATATTGGAGCTTATGGTAAAACGTCCGATTCAACAATATGGAAGGATAgcagtttatataaaaaaatgaaaaaaaatgaattagatCTACCTGATCCCGAAATAATCAGCATGGATGGAAATCGCTTACCTTACGTATTTATCGGTGATGAAGCTTTTGGGTTAAATGAACATATGTTACGGCCATATAGTGGAAGGCAGATATCGGAAAAAAAACGTGTGTTCAACTATAGACTTTCCAGAGCACGCAGATACGTCGAATGTTCGTTTGGAATTCTAGCGAATAAATGGCGAATACTCCATAGACCACTCAATGTGGCAGTTGACTTCGCAGAAGATATTGTTAAAGCATGtgttgtattacataatatagtacgaAAGCAAGATGGTTATAACTACGAAGATACTCTAATGACACCGGATTTTATACCATTTGAAAATAACGAAGAATATCGTGTAGGCAGGTCAGTGAATTTAGTCAGAGATAAATTTGCCGACTATTTTATAAGTCCAGAGGGTGAATTACATTGGcagtatacaatgtaatatagaaataaataatatgtgatttgTATTGAGTAATAAGTATCTAGtattaataatgtgtaatattatattatatattatattatatttattaaataaatagttcttACCGCagttatttttgtctttttgatTCTTCGCttcaaaatcattataaaatttaagacaaaGAGACTCCCAAGCTTTAGCTTTTGTAATACGATTACTATAACTATTTGAAGTATAATCCCAAATACATGGTAAATTATGCAATTCTTCAATAAACAATTCTGTGTCAAATGCGTCGTCGTTTTCACTTTGTTCGCTCATAATTTATCTCGTATTGAACACAGAACACGTGAACTACTGAACAACAACTAAAAAACCAACTCAACCAAtcgacaaaataaatatcataacactagtcataaaataataatgataataatatatgtatagattacatgatacaaaataaagataacaatGATATAAAGATAGCAatgatatttctataaatataaaataataatgataaaatttgtGTGCTGGTGGCAAGTGGTTGGAAAGTGGTTGACGTGTCGCAGCATGTGTGTTACGCTCAACCACCGACGACCACAATTTCGTGGGTGATACAGTCGACACGATGCGACTGAAGTCGAAACTGACGGCAGAAAGTGGTCCGTCTGAgttcaattacatttttcatattattttatatgtttttaaaatatcaaccaCGAGCGACCACCGTTTTGCGGTCGTAGCGTGGTTCTAAAGTGGTCCGTGTGAGCTTACCCATAGTCTTCAGATTTTCCGTGGTCTGGATTTCTCTGCATATATGACGATCAAAAAACATCACGCCTACAAGGTCCAGTAATCCAGTTAATTGTTTgatggtaaaatatttgtaagtcAATTGATCGAGTCATTAGTTagtatattaatcaaaaatgcatataatgtaataaataaattagaaaaaaataggaCAGCTATAAtctttcaaacaaaaaaaaaccgcagTCGTAATTTGACAtgagacatttaaaaaaaaaaaatgtgaaacaatacGTTTGAGGcgcgtatttaaaaaaaatatacagcgttgtttgagtaaaaatataactgtcatgataaaaaaaaaacaaaaaaaaacaagcaaataaacataatattaataataatttcggaGATTCACTATACCGCCGTCGATGATGACGACCGTGTTTTAGTAACAttgtaaatcattttgaaaCTATCCTTAGATCATTTTATGTAGGTTATATTGTCATACTTTGAAGGTAATGGTAAAAGGTAAATTTTTCGTTGttgtaaaaatgcataaaacgaCGTATATATTGTAGGTGTGTTGTTATTGGACATCAAAATTA
This genomic window from Metopolophium dirhodum isolate CAU chromosome 1, ASM1992520v1, whole genome shotgun sequence contains:
- the LOC132936579 gene encoding uncharacterized protein LOC132936579 → MWLYCRRNRPLLNNFFVVVRSPNRRQYNHTVTTNMTVKMDFEEEALLLLLLQRKMRRRKKRQFWVHPIIENKNESQFNLLYNSLRMYDDKFLNYFRMSKNSFDYLLCELTDIIKRTDTTMRKSIPADERLALTIRYLATGCSFKELHYTYKCGSTTASEIVRDVCRQIWFKLQPIHLSKPNKEKWQDIAQQFKSRANFPNCLGAVDGKHIRIIHPPNSGSLYWNYKHFFSIVLLAVCDSNYLFTYVDIGAYGKTSDSTIWKDSSLYKKMKKNELDLPDPEIISMDGNRLPYVFIGDEAFGLNEHMLRPYSGRQISEKKRVFNYRLSRARRYVECSFGILANKWRILHRPLNVAVDFAEDIVKACVVLHNIVRKQDGYNYEDTLMTPDFIPFENNEEYRVGRSVNLVRDKFADYFISPEGELHWQYTM